A genome region from Pygocentrus nattereri isolate fPygNat1 chromosome 10, fPygNat1.pri, whole genome shotgun sequence includes the following:
- the zmp:0000001267 gene encoding b(0,+)-type amino acid transporter 1 isoform X2 — translation MKSQDHGKLNLKREVGLISAVSLVAGNMIGSGIFMSPQTVLSNIGSAGACLIIWAVCGLVALGAALSYAELGTLIRESGGDFIYVLRIYGPFPAFFIAFTFLTVVGPSGASAIALSFAKYAVAPFYPGCTPPTLVVKCIAAACILVVATANTLNVRFTMAIQVVFMVAKVMALTVIVIGGIVTMAQGSLGSLNSSDIAFEGTKLGISPIGMALYQGLWSYAGWYSLNFVTEEVKKPEVNLPRALMIAIPMVTVLYLLVNVSYLAVMTPREMAFSSAVAVTWGNKVLGGWGWVMSVAAALSSFGSLNGSFFSGGRVCFVAAREGHMPDILAMAHVRRLTPSPALIFTTIISLIVLIPGDFEGIVNFFSFTAWFFYGVTISGLLYLKIKRRDLPRTYTVPIIIPIMVLLAAVFLVLAPIIDNPRIEYLYVTIFVLSGVIIYVPFIHYKLFPGLLNKLTVVLQLFLEVAPVDKNL, via the exons ATGAAAAGCCAAGACCATGGAAAGCTCAATTTGAAGAGAGAGGTAGGGTTAATCAGTGCGGTATCTCTGGTGGCGGGCAATATGATAGGATCAGGGATTTTTATGTCCCCACAGACTGTGCTGTCTAACATCGGAAGCGCTGGAGCTTGCTTGATAATCTGGGCCGTGTGTGGCCTGGTGGCCTTGGGTGCTGCTCTGTCTTATGCTGAGCTGGGCACTCTCATCAGAGAATCTGGGGGTGACTTCATCTATGTCCTGAGAATCTACGGACCCTTCCCTGCATTCTTTATAGCATTCACGTTCCTGACCGTGGTGGGCCCATCAGGTGCATCAGCTATTGCCCTGAGTTTTGCCAAGTATGCTGTGGCTCCTTTTTATCCAGGATGCACACCACCTACATTGGTGGTGAAGTGTATCGCTGCAGCTTGCATTTTGGTGGTGGCTACAGCCAACACCCTGAACGTTCGCTTTACCATGGCCATTCAGGTTGTTTTCATGGTGGCCAAAGTGATGGCTCTCACAGTGATAGTGATTGGGGGTATAGTGACTATGGCTCAAGGTAGCTTAGGAAGCCTTAACAGTTCAGACATTGCCTTTGAGGGCACAAAGTTGGGGATCAGTCCCATTGGGATGGCTCTGTATCAGGGCTTGTGGTCCTATGCTGGGTGGTACAGCTTAAACTTTGTGACTGAGGAGGTCAAAAAGCCAGAG GTAAATCTACCCAGGGCATTAATGATCGCCATCCCCATGGTAACAGTCCTCTACCTGCTGGTCAATGTGAGTTATCTGGCTGTCATGACTCCAAGAGAGATGGCATTTTCCAGTGCTGTGGCTGTTACATGGGG GAATAAGGTGCTGGGAGGCTGGGGCTGGGTGATGTCTGTTGCAGCAGCTCTGTCATCTTTTGGTTCTCTTAATGGCTCATTCTTCAGTGGAGGACGAGTTTGCTTTGTAGCTGCAAGAGAGGGACATATG cCTGATATCTTGGCCATGGCTCATGTGCGTCGCCTCACTCCATCTCCAGCTCTCATCTTCACCACCATTATCTCCCTTATTGTGCTCATCCCTGGAGACTTTGAGGGTATTGTAAACTTCTTCAG CTTTACAGCATGGTTCTTCTATGGGGTCACAATTTCAGGACTTCTTTACCTAAAAATCAAAAGGCGTGATCTTCCTCGTACATACACG GTCCCCATAATTATCCCCATCATGGTACTCCTGGCAGCAGTGTTCCTCGTTCTTGCACCCATCATTGACAACCCTCGCATCGAGTACCTGTACGTGACCATCTTTGTCCTCAGTGGAGTTATAATTTATGTTCCTTTCATCCACTACAAACTGTTCCCAGGCCTCCTTAACAAGCTCACAGTGGTCCTGCAGCTCTTCCTGGAGGTGGCGCCAGTTGATAAAAACCTGTGA
- the zmp:0000001267 gene encoding b(0,+)-type amino acid transporter 1 isoform X3 translates to MQLKAEVGLVDGVSLIAGVMIGSGIFVSPQTVLLYVGSPGASLLIWACCGLLSMLVSLSYAELGTVIRESGGEYIYILRTSGNLMAFLFAFMTNVVVRPAGSAGQALVFAQNAVAPFYEECPPPDVVVKSVAIIGLLMLTIVNCLNVRCSMVVTVYLMAAKSLALVVIVIGGVVVLVQGNTANIQDTFEGTNLGISAIGIAFYHCLWSYDGWNNLNSVTEELKRPEVNLPRALMIAIPMVTVLYLLVNVSYLAVMTPREMAFSSAVAVTWGNKVLGGWGWVMSVAAALSSFGSLNGSFFSGGRVCFVAAREGHMPDILAMAHVRRLTPSPALIFTTIISLIVLIPGDFEGIVNFFSFTAWFFYGVTISGLLYLKIKRRDLPRTYTVPIIIPIMVLLAAVFLVLAPIIDNPRIEYLYVTIFVLSGVIIYVPFIHYKLFPGLLNKLTVVLQLFLEVAPVDKNL, encoded by the exons ATGCAGCTGAAAGCAGAGGTGggattggtggatggagtgtcCCTCATTGCAGGAGTTATGATCGGCTCAGGAATTTTCGTGTCCCCTCagactgtgttactgtatgtGGGCAGTCCAGGTGCCAGCTTGTTAATATGGGCTTGCTGTGGACTGTTGTCAATGCTGGTGTCCCTGAGCTATGCTGAACTGGGTACAGTCATCCGTGAATCTGGAGGAGAGTATATCTACATACTGAGGACTTCAGGCAACCTGATGGCCTTTCTGTTTGCCTTTATGACTAATGTGGTTGTGAGGCCAGCTGGTTCAGCTGGACAAGCTCTCGTTTTTGCCCAGAATGCTGTTGCACCCTTCTATGAGGAGTGCCCACCCCCAGATGTGGTGGTGAAGTCTGTAGCCATTATTGGACTCTTGATGTTAACCATAGTGAATTGCCTGAATGTGCGCTGTTCCATGGTTGTTACTGTGTACTTAATGGCAGCTAAATCTCTTGCACTGGTGGTTATTGTGATTGGCGGTGTGGTGGTTCTTGTTCAAGGAAACACTGCCAACATCCAGGATACTTTTGAAGGCACCAACCTCGGCATCAGTGCCATAGGAATCGCGTTCTATCATTGTCTGTGGTCCTATGATGGATGGAACAACCTGAACTCTGTGACTGAAGAGCTTAAACGCCCTGAG GTAAATCTACCCAGGGCATTAATGATCGCCATCCCCATGGTAACAGTCCTCTACCTGCTGGTCAATGTGAGTTATCTGGCTGTCATGACTCCAAGAGAGATGGCATTTTCCAGTGCTGTGGCTGTTACATGGGG GAATAAGGTGCTGGGAGGCTGGGGCTGGGTGATGTCTGTTGCAGCAGCTCTGTCATCTTTTGGTTCTCTTAATGGCTCATTCTTCAGTGGAGGACGAGTTTGCTTTGTAGCTGCAAGAGAGGGACATATG cCTGATATCTTGGCCATGGCTCATGTGCGTCGCCTCACTCCATCTCCAGCTCTCATCTTCACCACCATTATCTCCCTTATTGTGCTCATCCCTGGAGACTTTGAGGGTATTGTAAACTTCTTCAG CTTTACAGCATGGTTCTTCTATGGGGTCACAATTTCAGGACTTCTTTACCTAAAAATCAAAAGGCGTGATCTTCCTCGTACATACACG GTCCCCATAATTATCCCCATCATGGTACTCCTGGCAGCAGTGTTCCTCGTTCTTGCACCCATCATTGACAACCCTCGCATCGAGTACCTGTACGTGACCATCTTTGTCCTCAGTGGAGTTATAATTTATGTTCCTTTCATCCACTACAAACTGTTCCCAGGCCTCCTTAACAAGCTCACAGTGGTCCTGCAGCTCTTCCTGGAGGTGGCGCCAGTTGATAAAAACCTGTGA
- the zmp:0000001267 gene encoding b(0,+)-type amino acid transporter 1 isoform X1 — MAADMDSTPEKLHLKAEVGLVGGVSLIAGVMIGSGIFMSPQTVLLNIGSPGASLLIWACCGLLAMLASLSYAELGTVIRESGGEYIYILRTSGNLMAFVFAFTSIAVVRPTSLTGLALSFAQYVVAPFYEDCPPPVVVVKSVAAVGILLLTIVNCLNVRSAMAVAVIFMVVKLIALVVIVIGGVVVLIQGNTANLQNTFEDTNLNISAVGMAFYQCLWSYDGWNNLNSVTEELKRPEVNLPRALMIAIPMVTVLYLLVNVSYLAVMTPREMAFSSAVAVTWGNKVLGGWGWVMSVAAALSSFGSLNGSFFSGGRVCFVAAREGHMPDILAMAHVRRLTPSPALIFTTIISLIVLIPGDFEGIVNFFSFTAWFFYGVTISGLLYLKIKRRDLPRTYTVPIIIPIMVLLAAVFLVLAPIIDNPRIEYLYVTIFVLSGVIIYVPFIHYKLFPGLLNKLTVVLQLFLEVAPVDKNL, encoded by the exons ATGGCTGCAGACATGGACAGTACACCTGAGAAACTTCACCTGAAAGCAGAGGTGGGATTGGTGGGAGGAGTATCCCTCATTGCCGGTGTCATGATCGGATCAGGAATTTTCATGTCCCCTCAGACTGTGTTACTGAACATTGGAAGTCCAGGTGCCAGCTTGTTGATATGGGCTTGCTGTGGCCTGTTGGCTATGCTGGCATCCCTGAGCTATGCTGAGCTGGGTACAGTCATCCGCGAGTCTGGAGGAGAGTACATCTACATACTGAGGACTTCAGGCAACCTGATGGCTTTTGTCTTTGCCTTTACATCTATTGCGGTTGTGAGGCCAACCAGTTTGACTGGACTGGCTCTCAGCTTCGCACAGTATGTTGTGGCACCCTTCTACGAGGACTGTCCACCCCCAGTTGTGGTGGTGAAATCTGTCGCTGCTGTTGGGATTCTGTTGTTGACCATAGTGAACTGCCTCAATGTGCGTTCTGCCATGGCTGTCGCAGTGATCTTCATGGTGGTTAAATTAATTGCACTGGTGGTTATTGTGATTGGTGGTGTGGTGGTTCTCATTCAAGGTAACACTGCCAACCTCCAGAATACTTTTGAAGACACCAACCTCAACATCAGTGCCGTAGGAATGGCGTTCTATCAGTGTCTGTGGTCCTATGATGGGTGGAACAACTTGAACTCTGTAACTGAAGAGCTTAAACGGCCTGAG GTAAATCTACCCAGGGCATTAATGATCGCCATCCCCATGGTAACAGTCCTCTACCTGCTGGTCAATGTGAGTTATCTGGCTGTCATGACTCCAAGAGAGATGGCATTTTCCAGTGCTGTGGCTGTTACATGGGG GAATAAGGTGCTGGGAGGCTGGGGCTGGGTGATGTCTGTTGCAGCAGCTCTGTCATCTTTTGGTTCTCTTAATGGCTCATTCTTCAGTGGAGGACGAGTTTGCTTTGTAGCTGCAAGAGAGGGACATATG cCTGATATCTTGGCCATGGCTCATGTGCGTCGCCTCACTCCATCTCCAGCTCTCATCTTCACCACCATTATCTCCCTTATTGTGCTCATCCCTGGAGACTTTGAGGGTATTGTAAACTTCTTCAG CTTTACAGCATGGTTCTTCTATGGGGTCACAATTTCAGGACTTCTTTACCTAAAAATCAAAAGGCGTGATCTTCCTCGTACATACACG GTCCCCATAATTATCCCCATCATGGTACTCCTGGCAGCAGTGTTCCTCGTTCTTGCACCCATCATTGACAACCCTCGCATCGAGTACCTGTACGTGACCATCTTTGTCCTCAGTGGAGTTATAATTTATGTTCCTTTCATCCACTACAAACTGTTCCCAGGCCTCCTTAACAAGCTCACAGTGGTCCTGCAGCTCTTCCTGGAGGTGGCGCCAGTTGATAAAAACCTGTGA